cccgtcctgccgaagtaaaaagactgtctcgcgctcgccgccgcgacgtaaggggggggggtgtaacagacctggctgcgccaggcctgttcctgaccgcacgcgcccgaatccgagcccccgaacacgaccgacggataccgagatccgccggtacccgcgagcgcccccgcgagccccgcatcatcgaaccgatcttggcgggaaccggaacccgccatgatgcgacaccggcgcgccggatgcgtgacgacaccggaaaagccggccgcgaaccgtaccgcaccgcaccccctcgcccggcaagacgagagagacggaccggaaaacggtctctttggttttccgccgcgatagcgatcaGTCGCAGGATCGAACCGTATTTActagccgccgatatcgaccgcccggatacgatcgacccgcgctgttccgacgccgagaaaccgcccgccgattctcgcggaatactaGTTTGCCCGCGAATCTtagaaccgcgagtgtgccgagttattcgcgacccgcgaacaccgatctacgccgctgcgtgccagatcacctggagagccgccccgaacgccgagcgatcgaggaccggaccccgggtaagtaccttaccttcccgttaacccgatacctccgctcccgcccacacacccacggagagcgaaccacccgcagccggcccctcgccggccgccctggggcacgggctctccgcccgccgaaactaccctggtccggatacgccgccgcgtacggccccgaccccgccgtaacctgaggcacgaaccgcgaccgccgaccgccgaaacgcgaagccgggacagtgacgaacgtttgaaatactcgcgtcgttaatcacccgtgcccgaccgtccgcgaccccgccgtaaccctcgcgttatcctgcgagaaccctggcacggcgagccaaatccggccgcgaggaatccgtggtgacgagatccgccgggaaacggactcgttacaagcctaagccattcctctttattgtaaggtacatgaggaagtaattcccgtttatagttacttgaatgagagacttgttctgtggacatttatgatacggatcaggaagttcattattttcggtgggatgcagaggcaattcatagtatactaggtcaaaagtaccagcttctacacaaacgagtagacaacaaaacctttccaaaaattggaaacaattggaactgcaaaaagactccatttcgaacagtatcctcggtagatactcttgattttctggaaatgacagaagtagatttaaaaattcttttcacggaatcttaccaattttcacaagcaatttcatatcaggcagaaatcgtggacgaacataataatataaatattaatttattgcctaatccaagaaaataatatcattaaattcgaagtaaaatcggagtgatataaataaaagttagttcaaaatgttacctcaatatttttaaaacattaaaaaaatattgttaaaatcacatgaataaaccatataagaaattgaaaaaataaagatgacgtatggaaaaaaaactttcccaccgacgggattcgaacactaGCGTATCCGttccgtagcccgacgccctaaccgctgtgccaaccggcgatgttgtaaacgttccgaacattctggaaggggtcgtaaatcctcttccgcacgacgcgaggcacgctcgggttgcgctacaaccccaataaccgtgtctctggttttcgtcaaacggacgaaaaccagagacagtaaacgcacattttttccagcccttggtcttcgtcaccggacctcggccaaggggcaataaattagctgctagccacttggctagcacggcgtacatgggccacttaggccttcgtcgcgctgctccggggtcccataaatcgcgcatcttgggaactctcccttattgacttgaggtggggacttcctcctccaccggtgagggctgtttcagaagatcctccgccctcaagtcaaatcaacgaatggggatgattcttcccccgaaaacgggcccatggccaaaaaatcgcgtcaccaccgaggtgacgagtaagcgggcctcggagcagagcggcagaatcaGCAAAGTCGGCATCAGAAAAAGTCGGCTTCAGAATCAGACCACAAGTATtcgagtcagtaatcgcgccataccgtaccaccgctacaattcattgtatccaaattaactagtcacccaaggttagttcggccggtgacagggcatttgttaagtttgaaataaactctatttgacacaaacgcgcgcataatttcttccTAAAAACGAACAGCCCAAATATCCAGAAGCTTACAATCGACTGGCGACTCTCGTTGTAATCTTAAACACGACGGAGTTAGAAAAGGCAAAAAgataggggagaaaaagaaaagagaatagaaaaggaaaacttgagaagacagtgacagcgatagggacagcggaaaagagtcataaacagagaaagctaagaggtaggcgaaggaccgagactaacgaaaaccagaatcctggcgacgttctcaaggatgcattagaaattcgtgaagggccgGTTACCAAACGTACGACTAgcagacaggaaatagagaataatagcgtgacagagttggaaaggaaagagaaattcttagaagaaatatatgcattggcgtacgtggtgatattGCCACCACAGTATCAAGAAGGGCACATTCTGACGTTAACagtctttttattaattaacatttgataattaactttttcaaaaaatggaaacctattttgTTGCCTCATTTAATGCATCTTGATATTCTTTACAAGAAAGTGTTAACCTActttcatgaaaaaatgatttatttaagaGATATGAGAGGTTCAATGTGACGATCATTTACAACTTAACATCCGCAAATATTGGAGAAGTATTttagaagagaagaagagaaggtGTTTAGGATTAAACGTAGCAATAAGGTAATTTTAAGTCTGTTCGAGACCCCGCGCTACGGCCCTGGGGAGCGCCCCGGGGCCCCGTCTACCATGTCAGCTCGATCCTGCGAATCACGTGTGCGCGACGCCTTTTGTTTTCGGCGTTTCTCGGAATCGCGCGCAGCCGATACGCGATCACGTGATCGATGGGAATCACCAGCGATCGCCTCATTACCGTCGCCGTTGAGAAGTGAGCATTTCGTTCTCGACACGTCTAATTACACACACGCTCGCGCCCATCGTTGTTCTTGTCGTTTCGTCGCTGCTTCTCGGCATCCGATTTTCATCTCGTCTCGATCGCACCACGCCCTCACTATTATAGTTTACGCGAGTGTGTTTACATTAAAGAGTTTATATAACGTTACACCCGTGCTTGGTGACTCTTTCTATCCTTCCTTTGCTCTCTTGGCCATTCTCTCCCGTTCCTTCCTTCACATTTTCACTCATTGGCAATTCCGAGCTCCCTCCTGTGTTCGCACCCGATCCTATTTCCCATACAGTCCACTCCCCAAAATTCTCGTCCCGGGTTCCCGAAcatattggtccttcgagccggatattCGTTCCTTGTGAAGAAGAAGATTCAATTCGAATTTGTTAACGGAAAGCATGGCCACCACCATGGACGATTTGCTGTTGGAGCAGGAGGCCGCCATGAAAGCCCTCGCACGTGTTCTTCCAAATTTGAAGAAGCTTGGGCAAAACAACTTCACCGTGCCTAAACTTCAAATGCGGCTGGAATACCTCAAGGAGACGTTCGCCCAATGCCGGGAAAATAATCGGCGCCTTCAGAGCTTCCGCAAGACCGAAGGAGCGACCAAGCTCGCCTACTTCAAGGAGGAGCATTTTAACCGGTGCGAGGACGATTACACCACGGCCGCGGATTTCATCGCGGACTCGATCCAAACCCTAGCCGCCAAACTTCCGCCGCCTTCACCTTTAGCGGGAGCGCCTCCACCAGCTCAACCACCATCGAAACTGCCTCGAATAGGACTGCCCACGTTTTCCGGAGACTTCCACGACTGGGAAAGCTTTCGAGATAAGTTTACCGCCCTTATCATCAAAGATATTTCGTTGTCCGACGTCTCGCGTCTGCACTATCTCGGGTCGTGTTTGAAAGGTGCCGCGAGCGACCTTGTCCGGAACCTGCCGATTACCGAGGCGAATTTTAAAATTGCATGGGATTTGTTAACTGCACGGTTTGACAATCACAGAGGTCTCGTGAATTTCCATATTCAAACGCTTCATTCCTTGCCGCACGTGTCGACCGAATCCGCGAGCGATCTGACCTCTCTGCGCGACAAGGCCAACACCGCGATTCAAGCGCTCAGAAATCTCGGTCGTCCGGTCGATACATGGGACGATCTgcttgtatttttaattgtcgcGCGCCTTGACCGATCATCTCGTAAAGCGTGGGAGTTGCAGTTGGGAGCTTCCACCGACTACCCGACGTATGCCGAGCTCGAGAAATTCTTAGAATCTCGGATTCGCGCGCTCGATGCTCTACAACCGATATCAAAACAAGCGAAGCGAAACGTGTCGAGTCACGCCGCGACCTCCAACCGGTTGTCGTGTCCGTTGTGCAAAACCGAGCACCGTTTGAACGCTTGTACGCAGTTCAAATCTAAAACCGTCTCGCAGCGATTCGACTTTGTAAAAGGCGATCGACGCTGTTTAAACTGCTTCAGTCAAAAACATGCTGTCTCCGCGTGTCCGAGTAAGTACTCCTGTCAACAATGCGGCCGTCGACATCATTCTTTGTTACATTTCGATTCCACGCCCAACAATTCAACCGTTTCTCAAGCCTCGCCATCAAGTTCCGATCAGCCGCCCTTTGCGCAAACTACCGTTGCGTCACACGTATCGTCGCCACCCGTGTTTGCAACACAACGCATCCTGCTCGCGACCGCTTGGGTCAAAGTAAGTTCCGCCGCAGGTCGTAGTGAACTTGTTCGCGCGTTGCTCGATCAAGGTTCGGCAACTACATTGATGACGGAATCGTTAGCGCAACGATTACGGGTACAACGACGTCGCGTGTCTGTCTCGATTTCCGGTATAGGGAACCGCGAAACCACCGCGCGACACACTGCAACAATTCAGATATCGCCCACCAACGGAACCGGACCGACACTCTCGACCACTACGTTGATTTTGCGATCCTTAACGCGGTACGTTCCTGAGCGATGTGAAAGAACCATTTCGTGGCCACATATTCGTAACCTCGCTTTAGCGGACAAGAAGCCTATGAGTTCCGACCCCATACAAATTATAATAGGCGCGGATCTATACGGGTTTATACTGTTGGACGGCCTCCGCACGGGATCTATTCACGAACCGATCGCTCAAAACTCCATATTTGGATGGTTTCTGTCGGGTCCTGCCGGTTCGATGACGTCAACGTCATCTCCGGTCGTTCCGTCGTACCATTGCACCCCGTCCGACCCGCTCGAAAGCGAACTTCGTCGCTTTTGGGAAATCGAGGAGATTCCTAATACCTCCCGTTACACGGAAGAGGAAGAACAGTGCGAAAATCACTTTCGCACCACGCATACACGCGACCCTTCCGGTCGTTATATGGTTCGTTTACCCTTCCGAAGGGCCCATCCGATCGACATCGGCAATTCCTACCGCATCGCCCACCGGATGCTGACGCGTCTCGAGACGCGGCTCCGTTCGAACCCTCCATTGTTTGACGAGTACGATGCGTTCTTGCGCGAATATCTGAACCTTGGGCATATGCGGAAAGTTCCTCCGTCTCTTCAAGACGGCCCTCAAACCGTGTACATTCCGCATCACGCGGTGATTCGAGAAAGCAGCGTAACTACTCATCTTCGGGTAGTATTCAATGCGTCGAGTCTCACAAGCAACGGTACCTCGTTAAATGACCATTTGTTGATTGGACCCAAACTGCAAACGGATCTCCCGACAATAATATTGCGGTGTCGCCAATATCGGTACTTGTTAACCGCCGATGTTACAAAAATGTACCGTCAAATTCTTGTAAATCCGCAGGACGTCGATTATCAACGTATCCTATGGCGGTCGTCCCCGTCTGATTCCGTCGATCGGTATCAGTTGTTGACCGTAACCTATGGCACAGCACCGGCCCCCTTCCTGGCTCTTCGGGTCTTGAAACAACTCGTCGAAGACGAAGGGTCAAATTTTCCGTTGGCCGTGAGCGTCCTCCAAAACCATCTTTATGTGGATGATTGCGTTTTTGGCGCGTCCGACGAGTCACGTTTAACCGAAACGCGTAATCAGTTGATCACGTTGCTCAGCAAAGCGCACTTCCAGTTGCATAAGTGGACGACCAACGCTCCACATCTTCTTCGCGACATCAGTCCGCATGACCGTGGAACAGGGCTTGAGAAAATAT
This is a stretch of genomic DNA from Halictus rubicundus isolate RS-2024b unplaced genomic scaffold, iyHalRubi1_principal scaffold0168, whole genome shotgun sequence. It encodes these proteins:
- the LOC143363908 gene encoding uncharacterized protein LOC143363908, with the translated sequence MATTMDDLLLEQEAAMKALARVLPNLKKLGQNNFTVPKLQMRLEYLKETFAQCRENNRRLQSFRKTEGATKLAYFKEEHFNRCEDDYTTAADFIADSIQTLAAKLPPPSPLAGAPPPAQPPSKLPRIGLPTFSGDFHDWESFRDKFTALIIKDISLSDVSRLHYLGSCLKGAASDLVRNLPITEANFKIAWDLLTARFDNHRGLVNFHIQTLHSLPHVSTESASDLTSLRDKANTAIQALRNLGRPVDTWDDLLVFLIVARLDRSSRKAWELQLGASTDYPTYAELEKFLESRIRALDALQPISKQAKRNVSSHAATSNRLSCPLCKTEHRLNACTQFKSKTVSQRFDFVKGDRRCLNCFSQKHAVSACPSKYSCQQCGRRHHSLLHFDSTPNNSTVSQASPSSSDQPPFAQTTVASHVSSPPVFATQRILLATAWVKVSSAAGRSELVRALLDQGSATTLMTESLAQRLRVQRRRVSVSISGIGNRETTARHTATIQISPTNGTGPTLSTTTLILRSLTRYVPERCERTISWPHIRNLALADKKPMSSDPIQIIIGADLYGFILLDGLRTGSIHEPIAQNSIFGWFLSGPAGSMTSTSSPVVPSYHCTPSDPLESELRRFWEIEEIPNTSRYTEEEEQCENHFRTTHTRDPSGRYMVRLPFRRAHPIDIGNSYRIAHRMLTRLETRLRSNPPLFDEYDAFLREYLNLGHMRKVPPSLQDGPQTVYIPHHAVIRESSVTTHLRVVFNASSLTSNGTSLNDHLLIGPKLQTDLPTIILRCRQYRYLLTADVTKMYRQILVNPQDVDYQRILWRSSPSDSVDRYQLLTVTYGTAPAPFLALRVLKQLVEDEGSNFPLAVSVLQNHLYVDDCVFGASDESRLTETRNQLITLLSKAHFQLHKWTTNAPHLLRDISPHDRGTGLEKILQFDETVKVLGVAWSPDADAFRFRVTLPHHSAGTKRAILSTIARLFDPLGWVTPTTVYAKILMQQLWLKKCSWDAPLPSTFLDRWTIYNAELPALKSLAIPRWTHQTLDIASCELHGFADASTVAYAAVVYLRVVTSSGHIVVSLLAAKSKVAPVKPLTVPRLELSAALLLARLIVFVRQALHDLPNEIPCYCWTDSTITLCWLRQPASRWKTFVANRVAQIASSLPDAMWRHVPSEENPADCASRGLLPSQLLHHDLWWKGPQWMQLSTDHWPPNIPVASPDARAEERPTLSFNLVLPSTPWELRDRFSSWPKLLRVTAIIELDEHSKHWH